One Canis aureus isolate CA01 chromosome 38, VMU_Caureus_v.1.0, whole genome shotgun sequence DNA segment encodes these proteins:
- the EIF2D gene encoding eukaryotic translation initiation factor 2D isoform X4, whose protein sequence is MFAKAFRVKSNTAIKGSDRRRLRADVAAAFPGLGTDQVSVLVPGKEELNTVKLYAHRGDAVTVYVSGGNPILFELEKNLYPTVYTLWSYPDLLPTFTTWPLVLEKLVGGADLMLPGLVVPPAGLPQVQKGDLCAITLVGNRAPVAVGIAAMSTAEMLTSGLKGRGFSMLHTYQDHLCFSRRSGDKSSLPSIAPLALDPPDLEKEESIMADPAMQEDLRCLTLEGEDENGEAQQQMCGRKSLSEASEDSNSRGLNPDPTDSRTLQEQMDELLQRCFLHALKCQVKKADLPLLTSTFLGNHMFSCCPKGRQLDIKKSSYRKLSKFLQQMQQEQIVQVEELSKGVESIVAVDWKHPRKGSILEGGEVRTIIINYAKKNDLVDANNKNLVKLDPILCDCILEKNEQHTVMKLPWDSLLTRCFEKLQPAYQVSFPGQEPIVKKGKICPIDISLAQRASNKKVTVVRNLEPYGLDPCSVASILQQRCQASTTVTPAPGAKDSLQVQIQGNQVHHLSRLLLEEYRLPRKYIQGLEKAPKPAKKK, encoded by the exons ATGTTTGCCAAGGCCTTTCGGGTCAAGTCCAACACGGCCATCAAGGGGTCCGACAG GAGGAGGCTTCGGGCTGATGTGGCGGCTGCCTTCCCCGGTCTTGGAACAGATCAGGTCTCCGTGTTAGTACCTGGAAAGGAAGAGCTCAACACTGTGAAGCTGTATGCTCATAGAGGAGATGCGGTGACTGTGTACGTGAGTGGTGGTAACCCCATCCTATTTGAACTGGAGAAAAATCTATATCCAACAG TGTACACCTTGTGGTCCTATCCTGACCTTCTCCCGACGTTCACGACATGGCCTCTGGTGCTCGAAAAACTAGTGGGGGGAGCAG ATTTGATGCTGCCTGGACTAGTGGTGCCCCCTGCTGGTCTGCCTCAGGTACAGAAGGGTGACCTCTGTGCCATCACCTTGGTGGGGAACAG agcCCCTGTTGCCGTCGGAATTGCTGCCATGTCCACGGCTGAGATGCTGACCTCGGGCTTGAAAGGAAGGGGCTTCTCCATGCTGCACACCTACCAGGACCACTTATG TTTTTCCAGGCGATCTGGAGACAAGTCTTCTCTACCTTCCATTGCTCCACTGGCCCTGGACCCCCCAGATCTCGAGAAAGAGGAGTCCATCATGGCAGACCCCGCCATGCAGGAAGACTTGAGGTGCCTGACCCTGGAGGGAGAAGATGAAAATGGGGAAGCTCAGCAGCAGATGTGTGGGAGGAAGTCCCTCTCAGAAGCCTCAGAAGACTCCAACTCCAGGGGTCTGAATCCAGACCCTACAGACAGCAGGACCCTTCAAG AGCAAATGGATGAACTATTACAACGATGCTTCTTGCACGCTTTAAAGTGCCAAGTCAAAAAAGCTGACCTCCCTTTACTCACCAGCACATTCCTTGGCAACCACATGTTCTCCTGCTG CCCCAAAGGACGACAGCTGGACATAAAGAAATCAAGCTACAGAAAG CTCTCTAAGTTCCTGCAGCAAATGCAGCAGGAGCAGATTGTACAGGTGGAGGAGCTGAGCAAAGGGGTGGAGAGCATTGTGGCTGTGGACTGGAAGCACCCGAG GAAGGGGAGTATTCTCGAGGGTGGTGAGGTCCGGACAATCATCATCAATTATGCCAAGAAAAATGACCTGGTCGATGCGAACAACAAAAA tcTTGTGAAATTGGATCCCATCCTATGTGACTGCATCTTAGAGAAAAACGAACAGCATACAGTCATGAAGCTTCCATGGGACAGTCTCCTGACCAG ATGTTTTGAAAAATTGCAGCCTGCCTATCAAGTGAGCTTTCCAGGACAAGAGCCCATTGTGAAGAAAGGCAAAATCTGCCCAATTGATATCAGCCTAGCACAGAGAGCGTCTaataaaaag GTGACTGTGGTCCGGAACTTGGAACCCTATGGTCTAGACCCGTGCTCAGTGGCTTCCATCCTCCAGCAGCGATGCCAGGCTAGCACGACGGTCACTCCTGCCCCTGGGGCCAAGGACAGCCTGCAGGTCCAGATCCAGGGAAACCAGGTCCATCACCTCAGCCGGCTGTTGCTTG AAGAGTATCGGCTTCCTCGAAAATACATCCAAGGCCTAGAAAAAGCCCCCAAACCTGCCAAGAAGAAGTAA
- the EIF2D gene encoding eukaryotic translation initiation factor 2D isoform X1 — protein sequence MFAKAFRVKSNTAIKGSDRRRLRADVAAAFPGLGTDQVSVLVPGKEELNTVKLYAHRGDAVTVYVSGGNPILFELEKNLYPTVYTLWSYPDLLPTFTTWPLVLEKLVGGADLMLPGLVVPPAGLPQVQKGDLCAITLVGNRAPVAVGIAAMSTAEMLTSGLKGRGFSMLHTYQDHLCFSRRSGDKSSLPSIAPLALDPPDLEKEESIMADPAMQEDLRCLTLEGEDENGEAQQQMCGRKSLSEASEDSNSRGLNPDPTDSRTLQEQMDELLQRCFLHALKCQVKKADLPLLTSTFLGNHMFSCCPKGRQLDIKKSSYRKLSKFLQQMQQEQIVQVEELSKGVESIVAVDWKHPRITSFVIPEPSPTSQTIQEGSREQPYHPPDIKSLYCVPANMTLLFQESGHKKGSILEGGEVRTIIINYAKKNDLVDANNKNLVKLDPILCDCILEKNEQHTVMKLPWDSLLTRCFEKLQPAYQVSFPGQEPIVKKGKICPIDISLAQRASNKKVTVVRNLEPYGLDPCSVASILQQRCQASTTVTPAPGAKDSLQVQIQGNQVHHLSRLLLEEYRLPRKYIQGLEKAPKPAKKK from the exons ATGTTTGCCAAGGCCTTTCGGGTCAAGTCCAACACGGCCATCAAGGGGTCCGACAG GAGGAGGCTTCGGGCTGATGTGGCGGCTGCCTTCCCCGGTCTTGGAACAGATCAGGTCTCCGTGTTAGTACCTGGAAAGGAAGAGCTCAACACTGTGAAGCTGTATGCTCATAGAGGAGATGCGGTGACTGTGTACGTGAGTGGTGGTAACCCCATCCTATTTGAACTGGAGAAAAATCTATATCCAACAG TGTACACCTTGTGGTCCTATCCTGACCTTCTCCCGACGTTCACGACATGGCCTCTGGTGCTCGAAAAACTAGTGGGGGGAGCAG ATTTGATGCTGCCTGGACTAGTGGTGCCCCCTGCTGGTCTGCCTCAGGTACAGAAGGGTGACCTCTGTGCCATCACCTTGGTGGGGAACAG agcCCCTGTTGCCGTCGGAATTGCTGCCATGTCCACGGCTGAGATGCTGACCTCGGGCTTGAAAGGAAGGGGCTTCTCCATGCTGCACACCTACCAGGACCACTTATG TTTTTCCAGGCGATCTGGAGACAAGTCTTCTCTACCTTCCATTGCTCCACTGGCCCTGGACCCCCCAGATCTCGAGAAAGAGGAGTCCATCATGGCAGACCCCGCCATGCAGGAAGACTTGAGGTGCCTGACCCTGGAGGGAGAAGATGAAAATGGGGAAGCTCAGCAGCAGATGTGTGGGAGGAAGTCCCTCTCAGAAGCCTCAGAAGACTCCAACTCCAGGGGTCTGAATCCAGACCCTACAGACAGCAGGACCCTTCAAG AGCAAATGGATGAACTATTACAACGATGCTTCTTGCACGCTTTAAAGTGCCAAGTCAAAAAAGCTGACCTCCCTTTACTCACCAGCACATTCCTTGGCAACCACATGTTCTCCTGCTG CCCCAAAGGACGACAGCTGGACATAAAGAAATCAAGCTACAGAAAG CTCTCTAAGTTCCTGCAGCAAATGCAGCAGGAGCAGATTGTACAGGTGGAGGAGCTGAGCAAAGGGGTGGAGAGCATTGTGGCTGTGGACTGGAAGCACCCGAG GATCACATCTTTCGTCATACCCGAGCCCTCCCCGACCTCCCAGACTATCCAGGAGGGTAGCAGGGAACAGCCCTATCACCCTCCAGATATAAAATCCCTCTACTGTGTCCCAGCCAACATGACCCTGCTCTTCCAGGAGTCTGGCCACAA GAAGGGGAGTATTCTCGAGGGTGGTGAGGTCCGGACAATCATCATCAATTATGCCAAGAAAAATGACCTGGTCGATGCGAACAACAAAAA tcTTGTGAAATTGGATCCCATCCTATGTGACTGCATCTTAGAGAAAAACGAACAGCATACAGTCATGAAGCTTCCATGGGACAGTCTCCTGACCAG ATGTTTTGAAAAATTGCAGCCTGCCTATCAAGTGAGCTTTCCAGGACAAGAGCCCATTGTGAAGAAAGGCAAAATCTGCCCAATTGATATCAGCCTAGCACAGAGAGCGTCTaataaaaag GTGACTGTGGTCCGGAACTTGGAACCCTATGGTCTAGACCCGTGCTCAGTGGCTTCCATCCTCCAGCAGCGATGCCAGGCTAGCACGACGGTCACTCCTGCCCCTGGGGCCAAGGACAGCCTGCAGGTCCAGATCCAGGGAAACCAGGTCCATCACCTCAGCCGGCTGTTGCTTG AAGAGTATCGGCTTCCTCGAAAATACATCCAAGGCCTAGAAAAAGCCCCCAAACCTGCCAAGAAGAAGTAA
- the EIF2D gene encoding eukaryotic translation initiation factor 2D isoform X3, with amino-acid sequence MFAKAFRVKSNTAIKGSDRRRLRADVAAAFPGLGTDQVSVLVPGKEELNTVKLYAHRGDAVTVYVSGGNPILFELEKNLYPTVYTLWSYPDLLPTFTTWPLVLEKLVGGADLMLPGLVVPPAGLPQVQKGDLCAITLVGNRRSGDKSSLPSIAPLALDPPDLEKEESIMADPAMQEDLRCLTLEGEDENGEAQQQMCGRKSLSEASEDSNSRGLNPDPTDSRTLQEQMDELLQRCFLHALKCQVKKADLPLLTSTFLGNHMFSCCPKGRQLDIKKSSYRKLSKFLQQMQQEQIVQVEELSKGVESIVAVDWKHPRITSFVIPEPSPTSQTIQEGSREQPYHPPDIKSLYCVPANMTLLFQESGHKKGSILEGGEVRTIIINYAKKNDLVDANNKNLVKLDPILCDCILEKNEQHTVMKLPWDSLLTRCFEKLQPAYQVSFPGQEPIVKKGKICPIDISLAQRASNKKVTVVRNLEPYGLDPCSVASILQQRCQASTTVTPAPGAKDSLQVQIQGNQVHHLSRLLLEEYRLPRKYIQGLEKAPKPAKKK; translated from the exons ATGTTTGCCAAGGCCTTTCGGGTCAAGTCCAACACGGCCATCAAGGGGTCCGACAG GAGGAGGCTTCGGGCTGATGTGGCGGCTGCCTTCCCCGGTCTTGGAACAGATCAGGTCTCCGTGTTAGTACCTGGAAAGGAAGAGCTCAACACTGTGAAGCTGTATGCTCATAGAGGAGATGCGGTGACTGTGTACGTGAGTGGTGGTAACCCCATCCTATTTGAACTGGAGAAAAATCTATATCCAACAG TGTACACCTTGTGGTCCTATCCTGACCTTCTCCCGACGTTCACGACATGGCCTCTGGTGCTCGAAAAACTAGTGGGGGGAGCAG ATTTGATGCTGCCTGGACTAGTGGTGCCCCCTGCTGGTCTGCCTCAGGTACAGAAGGGTGACCTCTGTGCCATCACCTTGGTGGGGAACAG GCGATCTGGAGACAAGTCTTCTCTACCTTCCATTGCTCCACTGGCCCTGGACCCCCCAGATCTCGAGAAAGAGGAGTCCATCATGGCAGACCCCGCCATGCAGGAAGACTTGAGGTGCCTGACCCTGGAGGGAGAAGATGAAAATGGGGAAGCTCAGCAGCAGATGTGTGGGAGGAAGTCCCTCTCAGAAGCCTCAGAAGACTCCAACTCCAGGGGTCTGAATCCAGACCCTACAGACAGCAGGACCCTTCAAG AGCAAATGGATGAACTATTACAACGATGCTTCTTGCACGCTTTAAAGTGCCAAGTCAAAAAAGCTGACCTCCCTTTACTCACCAGCACATTCCTTGGCAACCACATGTTCTCCTGCTG CCCCAAAGGACGACAGCTGGACATAAAGAAATCAAGCTACAGAAAG CTCTCTAAGTTCCTGCAGCAAATGCAGCAGGAGCAGATTGTACAGGTGGAGGAGCTGAGCAAAGGGGTGGAGAGCATTGTGGCTGTGGACTGGAAGCACCCGAG GATCACATCTTTCGTCATACCCGAGCCCTCCCCGACCTCCCAGACTATCCAGGAGGGTAGCAGGGAACAGCCCTATCACCCTCCAGATATAAAATCCCTCTACTGTGTCCCAGCCAACATGACCCTGCTCTTCCAGGAGTCTGGCCACAA GAAGGGGAGTATTCTCGAGGGTGGTGAGGTCCGGACAATCATCATCAATTATGCCAAGAAAAATGACCTGGTCGATGCGAACAACAAAAA tcTTGTGAAATTGGATCCCATCCTATGTGACTGCATCTTAGAGAAAAACGAACAGCATACAGTCATGAAGCTTCCATGGGACAGTCTCCTGACCAG ATGTTTTGAAAAATTGCAGCCTGCCTATCAAGTGAGCTTTCCAGGACAAGAGCCCATTGTGAAGAAAGGCAAAATCTGCCCAATTGATATCAGCCTAGCACAGAGAGCGTCTaataaaaag GTGACTGTGGTCCGGAACTTGGAACCCTATGGTCTAGACCCGTGCTCAGTGGCTTCCATCCTCCAGCAGCGATGCCAGGCTAGCACGACGGTCACTCCTGCCCCTGGGGCCAAGGACAGCCTGCAGGTCCAGATCCAGGGAAACCAGGTCCATCACCTCAGCCGGCTGTTGCTTG AAGAGTATCGGCTTCCTCGAAAATACATCCAAGGCCTAGAAAAAGCCCCCAAACCTGCCAAGAAGAAGTAA
- the EIF2D gene encoding eukaryotic translation initiation factor 2D isoform X6, translated as MFAKAFRVKSNTAIKGSDRRRLRADVAAAFPGLGTDQVSVLVPGKEELNTVKLYAHRGDAVTVYVSGGNPILFELEKNLYPTVYTLWSYPDLLPTFTTWPLVLEKLVGGADLMLPGLVVPPAGLPQVQKGDLCAITLVGNSPKGRQLDIKKSSYRKLSKFLQQMQQEQIVQVEELSKGVESIVAVDWKHPRITSFVIPEPSPTSQTIQEGSREQPYHPPDIKSLYCVPANMTLLFQESGHKKGSILEGGEVRTIIINYAKKNDLVDANNKNLVKLDPILCDCILEKNEQHTVMKLPWDSLLTRCFEKLQPAYQVSFPGQEPIVKKGKICPIDISLAQRASNKKVTVVRNLEPYGLDPCSVASILQQRCQASTTVTPAPGAKDSLQVQIQGNQVHHLSRLLLEEYRLPRKYIQGLEKAPKPAKKK; from the exons ATGTTTGCCAAGGCCTTTCGGGTCAAGTCCAACACGGCCATCAAGGGGTCCGACAG GAGGAGGCTTCGGGCTGATGTGGCGGCTGCCTTCCCCGGTCTTGGAACAGATCAGGTCTCCGTGTTAGTACCTGGAAAGGAAGAGCTCAACACTGTGAAGCTGTATGCTCATAGAGGAGATGCGGTGACTGTGTACGTGAGTGGTGGTAACCCCATCCTATTTGAACTGGAGAAAAATCTATATCCAACAG TGTACACCTTGTGGTCCTATCCTGACCTTCTCCCGACGTTCACGACATGGCCTCTGGTGCTCGAAAAACTAGTGGGGGGAGCAG ATTTGATGCTGCCTGGACTAGTGGTGCCCCCTGCTGGTCTGCCTCAGGTACAGAAGGGTGACCTCTGTGCCATCACCTTGGTGGGGAACAG CCCCAAAGGACGACAGCTGGACATAAAGAAATCAAGCTACAGAAAG CTCTCTAAGTTCCTGCAGCAAATGCAGCAGGAGCAGATTGTACAGGTGGAGGAGCTGAGCAAAGGGGTGGAGAGCATTGTGGCTGTGGACTGGAAGCACCCGAG GATCACATCTTTCGTCATACCCGAGCCCTCCCCGACCTCCCAGACTATCCAGGAGGGTAGCAGGGAACAGCCCTATCACCCTCCAGATATAAAATCCCTCTACTGTGTCCCAGCCAACATGACCCTGCTCTTCCAGGAGTCTGGCCACAA GAAGGGGAGTATTCTCGAGGGTGGTGAGGTCCGGACAATCATCATCAATTATGCCAAGAAAAATGACCTGGTCGATGCGAACAACAAAAA tcTTGTGAAATTGGATCCCATCCTATGTGACTGCATCTTAGAGAAAAACGAACAGCATACAGTCATGAAGCTTCCATGGGACAGTCTCCTGACCAG ATGTTTTGAAAAATTGCAGCCTGCCTATCAAGTGAGCTTTCCAGGACAAGAGCCCATTGTGAAGAAAGGCAAAATCTGCCCAATTGATATCAGCCTAGCACAGAGAGCGTCTaataaaaag GTGACTGTGGTCCGGAACTTGGAACCCTATGGTCTAGACCCGTGCTCAGTGGCTTCCATCCTCCAGCAGCGATGCCAGGCTAGCACGACGGTCACTCCTGCCCCTGGGGCCAAGGACAGCCTGCAGGTCCAGATCCAGGGAAACCAGGTCCATCACCTCAGCCGGCTGTTGCTTG AAGAGTATCGGCTTCCTCGAAAATACATCCAAGGCCTAGAAAAAGCCCCCAAACCTGCCAAGAAGAAGTAA
- the EIF2D gene encoding eukaryotic translation initiation factor 2D isoform X2, producing the protein MFAKAFRVKSNTAIKGSDRRRLRADVAAAFPGLGTDQVSVLVPGKEELNTVKLYAHRGDAVTVYVSGGNPILFELEKNLYPTVYTLWSYPDLLPTFTTWPLVLEKLVGGADLMLPGLVVPPAGLPQVQKGDLCAITLVGNRAPVAVGIAAMSTAEMLTSGLKGRGFSMLHTYQDHLWRSGDKSSLPSIAPLALDPPDLEKEESIMADPAMQEDLRCLTLEGEDENGEAQQQMCGRKSLSEASEDSNSRGLNPDPTDSRTLQEQMDELLQRCFLHALKCQVKKADLPLLTSTFLGNHMFSCCPKGRQLDIKKSSYRKLSKFLQQMQQEQIVQVEELSKGVESIVAVDWKHPRITSFVIPEPSPTSQTIQEGSREQPYHPPDIKSLYCVPANMTLLFQESGHKKGSILEGGEVRTIIINYAKKNDLVDANNKNLVKLDPILCDCILEKNEQHTVMKLPWDSLLTRCFEKLQPAYQVSFPGQEPIVKKGKICPIDISLAQRASNKKVTVVRNLEPYGLDPCSVASILQQRCQASTTVTPAPGAKDSLQVQIQGNQVHHLSRLLLEEYRLPRKYIQGLEKAPKPAKKK; encoded by the exons ATGTTTGCCAAGGCCTTTCGGGTCAAGTCCAACACGGCCATCAAGGGGTCCGACAG GAGGAGGCTTCGGGCTGATGTGGCGGCTGCCTTCCCCGGTCTTGGAACAGATCAGGTCTCCGTGTTAGTACCTGGAAAGGAAGAGCTCAACACTGTGAAGCTGTATGCTCATAGAGGAGATGCGGTGACTGTGTACGTGAGTGGTGGTAACCCCATCCTATTTGAACTGGAGAAAAATCTATATCCAACAG TGTACACCTTGTGGTCCTATCCTGACCTTCTCCCGACGTTCACGACATGGCCTCTGGTGCTCGAAAAACTAGTGGGGGGAGCAG ATTTGATGCTGCCTGGACTAGTGGTGCCCCCTGCTGGTCTGCCTCAGGTACAGAAGGGTGACCTCTGTGCCATCACCTTGGTGGGGAACAG agcCCCTGTTGCCGTCGGAATTGCTGCCATGTCCACGGCTGAGATGCTGACCTCGGGCTTGAAAGGAAGGGGCTTCTCCATGCTGCACACCTACCAGGACCACTTATG GCGATCTGGAGACAAGTCTTCTCTACCTTCCATTGCTCCACTGGCCCTGGACCCCCCAGATCTCGAGAAAGAGGAGTCCATCATGGCAGACCCCGCCATGCAGGAAGACTTGAGGTGCCTGACCCTGGAGGGAGAAGATGAAAATGGGGAAGCTCAGCAGCAGATGTGTGGGAGGAAGTCCCTCTCAGAAGCCTCAGAAGACTCCAACTCCAGGGGTCTGAATCCAGACCCTACAGACAGCAGGACCCTTCAAG AGCAAATGGATGAACTATTACAACGATGCTTCTTGCACGCTTTAAAGTGCCAAGTCAAAAAAGCTGACCTCCCTTTACTCACCAGCACATTCCTTGGCAACCACATGTTCTCCTGCTG CCCCAAAGGACGACAGCTGGACATAAAGAAATCAAGCTACAGAAAG CTCTCTAAGTTCCTGCAGCAAATGCAGCAGGAGCAGATTGTACAGGTGGAGGAGCTGAGCAAAGGGGTGGAGAGCATTGTGGCTGTGGACTGGAAGCACCCGAG GATCACATCTTTCGTCATACCCGAGCCCTCCCCGACCTCCCAGACTATCCAGGAGGGTAGCAGGGAACAGCCCTATCACCCTCCAGATATAAAATCCCTCTACTGTGTCCCAGCCAACATGACCCTGCTCTTCCAGGAGTCTGGCCACAA GAAGGGGAGTATTCTCGAGGGTGGTGAGGTCCGGACAATCATCATCAATTATGCCAAGAAAAATGACCTGGTCGATGCGAACAACAAAAA tcTTGTGAAATTGGATCCCATCCTATGTGACTGCATCTTAGAGAAAAACGAACAGCATACAGTCATGAAGCTTCCATGGGACAGTCTCCTGACCAG ATGTTTTGAAAAATTGCAGCCTGCCTATCAAGTGAGCTTTCCAGGACAAGAGCCCATTGTGAAGAAAGGCAAAATCTGCCCAATTGATATCAGCCTAGCACAGAGAGCGTCTaataaaaag GTGACTGTGGTCCGGAACTTGGAACCCTATGGTCTAGACCCGTGCTCAGTGGCTTCCATCCTCCAGCAGCGATGCCAGGCTAGCACGACGGTCACTCCTGCCCCTGGGGCCAAGGACAGCCTGCAGGTCCAGATCCAGGGAAACCAGGTCCATCACCTCAGCCGGCTGTTGCTTG AAGAGTATCGGCTTCCTCGAAAATACATCCAAGGCCTAGAAAAAGCCCCCAAACCTGCCAAGAAGAAGTAA
- the EIF2D gene encoding eukaryotic translation initiation factor 2D isoform X5 has translation MLPGLVVPPAGLPQVQKGDLCAITLVGNRAPVAVGIAAMSTAEMLTSGLKGRGFSMLHTYQDHLCFSRRSGDKSSLPSIAPLALDPPDLEKEESIMADPAMQEDLRCLTLEGEDENGEAQQQMCGRKSLSEASEDSNSRGLNPDPTDSRTLQEQMDELLQRCFLHALKCQVKKADLPLLTSTFLGNHMFSCCPKGRQLDIKKSSYRKLSKFLQQMQQEQIVQVEELSKGVESIVAVDWKHPRITSFVIPEPSPTSQTIQEGSREQPYHPPDIKSLYCVPANMTLLFQESGHKKGSILEGGEVRTIIINYAKKNDLVDANNKNLVKLDPILCDCILEKNEQHTVMKLPWDSLLTRCFEKLQPAYQVSFPGQEPIVKKGKICPIDISLAQRASNKKVTVVRNLEPYGLDPCSVASILQQRCQASTTVTPAPGAKDSLQVQIQGNQVHHLSRLLLEEYRLPRKYIQGLEKAPKPAKKK, from the exons ATGCTGCCTGGACTAGTGGTGCCCCCTGCTGGTCTGCCTCAGGTACAGAAGGGTGACCTCTGTGCCATCACCTTGGTGGGGAACAG agcCCCTGTTGCCGTCGGAATTGCTGCCATGTCCACGGCTGAGATGCTGACCTCGGGCTTGAAAGGAAGGGGCTTCTCCATGCTGCACACCTACCAGGACCACTTATG TTTTTCCAGGCGATCTGGAGACAAGTCTTCTCTACCTTCCATTGCTCCACTGGCCCTGGACCCCCCAGATCTCGAGAAAGAGGAGTCCATCATGGCAGACCCCGCCATGCAGGAAGACTTGAGGTGCCTGACCCTGGAGGGAGAAGATGAAAATGGGGAAGCTCAGCAGCAGATGTGTGGGAGGAAGTCCCTCTCAGAAGCCTCAGAAGACTCCAACTCCAGGGGTCTGAATCCAGACCCTACAGACAGCAGGACCCTTCAAG AGCAAATGGATGAACTATTACAACGATGCTTCTTGCACGCTTTAAAGTGCCAAGTCAAAAAAGCTGACCTCCCTTTACTCACCAGCACATTCCTTGGCAACCACATGTTCTCCTGCTG CCCCAAAGGACGACAGCTGGACATAAAGAAATCAAGCTACAGAAAG CTCTCTAAGTTCCTGCAGCAAATGCAGCAGGAGCAGATTGTACAGGTGGAGGAGCTGAGCAAAGGGGTGGAGAGCATTGTGGCTGTGGACTGGAAGCACCCGAG GATCACATCTTTCGTCATACCCGAGCCCTCCCCGACCTCCCAGACTATCCAGGAGGGTAGCAGGGAACAGCCCTATCACCCTCCAGATATAAAATCCCTCTACTGTGTCCCAGCCAACATGACCCTGCTCTTCCAGGAGTCTGGCCACAA GAAGGGGAGTATTCTCGAGGGTGGTGAGGTCCGGACAATCATCATCAATTATGCCAAGAAAAATGACCTGGTCGATGCGAACAACAAAAA tcTTGTGAAATTGGATCCCATCCTATGTGACTGCATCTTAGAGAAAAACGAACAGCATACAGTCATGAAGCTTCCATGGGACAGTCTCCTGACCAG ATGTTTTGAAAAATTGCAGCCTGCCTATCAAGTGAGCTTTCCAGGACAAGAGCCCATTGTGAAGAAAGGCAAAATCTGCCCAATTGATATCAGCCTAGCACAGAGAGCGTCTaataaaaag GTGACTGTGGTCCGGAACTTGGAACCCTATGGTCTAGACCCGTGCTCAGTGGCTTCCATCCTCCAGCAGCGATGCCAGGCTAGCACGACGGTCACTCCTGCCCCTGGGGCCAAGGACAGCCTGCAGGTCCAGATCCAGGGAAACCAGGTCCATCACCTCAGCCGGCTGTTGCTTG AAGAGTATCGGCTTCCTCGAAAATACATCCAAGGCCTAGAAAAAGCCCCCAAACCTGCCAAGAAGAAGTAA